A section of the Gemmatimonas aurantiaca genome encodes:
- the pyrF gene encoding orotidine-5'-phosphate decarboxylase → MTSTDHAAARSAPSPSAVAAIPIVALDVPDRAGAEAVVRQLGDACDFYKVGLELFAAEGPAIVAWLRAQGKRVFVDLKLHDIPNTVRGAARSVARHGASLLTIHASGGAEMIAAAVAGANEGAPEGSCGILGVTVLTSMDATGLGAAWGRSDVDVQAEVLRLAGDVAEQGAAGIVCSGHEAAAVHARFGDRLGLLIPGIRLPGGDTHDQRRIMTPRAAADAGARWLILGRAVTAAADPVVAMEAVRQNLHISYQAPS, encoded by the coding sequence ATGACCAGCACCGATCACGCCGCCGCCCGTTCCGCACCGTCTCCATCGGCCGTTGCGGCCATCCCCATCGTGGCGCTCGACGTGCCCGACCGCGCGGGCGCCGAGGCCGTGGTGCGGCAACTCGGCGATGCCTGCGATTTCTACAAAGTCGGCCTCGAACTCTTCGCCGCCGAAGGACCGGCCATCGTCGCCTGGCTGCGTGCGCAGGGCAAGCGGGTCTTCGTGGATCTCAAGCTGCATGACATCCCGAACACGGTGCGTGGGGCCGCGCGCAGTGTGGCCCGGCATGGCGCCTCGCTGCTGACCATTCACGCCAGCGGCGGCGCCGAGATGATCGCCGCCGCCGTGGCCGGCGCGAACGAAGGGGCGCCGGAAGGAAGCTGCGGCATTCTGGGCGTGACCGTGCTGACCAGTATGGACGCCACCGGACTCGGCGCCGCCTGGGGCCGTTCGGACGTGGACGTGCAGGCCGAAGTCCTGCGGCTGGCCGGCGACGTGGCGGAGCAGGGCGCTGCCGGCATCGTGTGTTCGGGCCATGAAGCCGCCGCGGTGCACGCCCGGTTCGGTGATCGACTCGGCCTGCTCATTCCGGGTATTCGTCTGCCGGGCGGCGACACGCACGACCAGCGCCGCATCATGACACCCCGCGCCGCCGCCGACGCCGGCGCCCGGTGGCTGATTCTGGGCCGCGCGGTGACCGCGGCGGCCGATCCGGTGGTTGCCATGGAGGCGGTCCGGCAGAATCTGCATATTTCCTATCAAGCTCCTTCCTGA
- the rpmJ gene encoding 50S ribosomal protein L36 encodes MKVRSSVKPICEHCKVVKRQGVTRIICKRNPKHKQRQG; translated from the coding sequence GTGAAAGTTCGCAGCAGCGTGAAGCCGATCTGTGAGCACTGCAAAGTCGTCAAGCGACAGGGCGTGACTCGCATCATCTGCAAGCGCAACCCCAAGCACAAACAGCGTCAGGGCTGA